In bacterium, the genomic window AGGATTGGATTGTCGACGAGAAGTGACATTGTTCTGCTACTCCCTCGGGGAAGCTGATAACCCTGGCATCAATGCATTGCCAGGCTCAATCGCGACTGCACTGCAGACAGCCGTGAGCAGCCGCTACTGGAGTCAAGTTGTGGAGGCCAGCCCGATCTCTTTCAGGAACCGAACCGACTTCTCCACGTCGTGAGCAGCCATCCTCCAAGAAAGCCTTGATGCCTCTTCGCGTATCTCATCCACGGTCATCGGTTTCTTAGCTTCCTTGAGGAGAAGATGTGTCTTGGCTGCATACGACACATCCATATAGTTCATGCCATTTGCCGCCTTGTCGAGTTCGTCGATCACTTCTGTAAGCCCTCGGGCAGCCTCACCAAGGCGCTTCTTGGTTGCTTCCACCACGACTTTGCCGTCCTCCGTCAAAGAGTAGCTGTATCTGCAGCGCTCGAAACCGCGCTCGTCATAGCCCAGTAACTGACACTTCTCATCCACAAACCCGAGTTGCGCCAACTGTGAGACAGTATCTGCCACCTCTTCTGAATACGGGCCGTAGTAATGGGGCCGAAACTCGAGATCCTCTAGGCCGAGCTTCTCCTTTAGGAAGTAAACGTACTTCATGACCAGAGTCTTGGAGCGGACGCGCCCTCCCAGTTCGTCTATCATCAAGAGCACCACCGCCTTGGCACTGGCATTCACTTTACACCTTCCTCCTGTTCGCAAAATACCCGAGGGAGCTCTGCGTCGACTACGCCTCGGACCTTCTTTCGCAGTTCGGACTTGTCATGTTCGTCCAAGTAATCGGCCGCTACGTAGCAGTCGAGATATTTCTCCGCCATCTTCTCGTTTATGGACTTGAACAACACAGACTCCTCTTCGAGCGGACGCGGCCCGGCCTCCGATTTGACTAGAACGCTCCGCTCGGAATGTGCTGCCCGTTTCACGTTCTTGATCTCGTACACCGAGATTATGACCTCGTGGGGTTTCTTTGCAAGTGCCGCGACGACCGCTTCCTCCAGCGCCGCAAGTCGTTTGTCGTCTGGCTCGACGCCATCTAGTGCGTCCCTCGTAGCCGCATCCGGAACGTTGGCCACCTGCATATGGTATGCCTGCTTGTATAAACGCCTCTGCCGGAGCCTTGTAAGCAACTCGCAGACTTTCGTCCCGTCGTACTTCTCCTTGTTGGTGAAGTCACGCAGGAGCTTTTCATCGTCCCACTGCAGATACTCGGCAATGTAGCGTTCAGAACCATCGTAAGCATAGACTTGCCGCAACTCCTCGACTTCGTCCTCATCAATACCCAACCGCAGCGCACGGTTGATCATCGCGTCAGTCACTAGGCGCACCTTGTGCGCGTATACCTGCGAGTATATGTAGTACTTGGCGAGTACGAACTGCTCAACCGCGTGAGTGCCGTCCTCGTCCACGACCATTTCCCGACCACGGTCACCTGGCATTGTGGTTAAGGAAATGATGAGTTGGTCGAGATCATACATCCCGTACCGAACCCCGCAGTAAAGACTATCTCGCAGCAAGTAGTCCATCTTGTCTGCGTCGAGTGTCCCGGAGACTATGTCCTTCAGGACACGGTCGCCGTGACCCTGGTCTAGAAGTCGGACCACCTCATCTCTACGCGCGCCCGACAGGTGCCTGGCGATTCCGGCGTCGAAGCGTATCACGTCTGCAGTCACGCGCTCGTGGATCTTGTCCTTCTCGCCGATGCAGAGCTTGGCACGGTCGCAGTATCGCTCCAGCGTATCCTCAGAGACGTGCGAGAATGGGCCATGCCCGATGTCGTGCAGTAGCCCGGCCAAACGGACGAGCTTCAGTTCGTCCTCGGTCAGTTTGAGTTCGCGGCCCAGCCTGCCGGCGACGTGGAATACACCGAGGGAGTGCTCAAACCTAGTATGGGTGGCACCTGGGTAGACATACTGGGCGCAGGCGAGCTGGTGAATCCTCCTGAGTCGCTGGAACGCCTGAGTCTCCACCAAGTCGAGCTCCTCTTTGGACCATTGAATGAAGCCGTGGACCGAGTCCCGAACCTGCCGGCTGAAGTTCACTTCAGCCCCACAACTCTCGGAACCTCGTTCCCTCTGAAGTCTATGACCTTCACCGCTATCCGCTTGTGTTTGCCGGGCTGGAATGGGAACGACTTGGTGCCGCGCATCTGCTCGAACGTCTCCGGCTCAATCTGCGCTCTCAGTGCCCGCTGCAGCTTGTCCCACGCGTCCTTGTCGCCGGGGAAGAACGCCTGGCAGACGTGGAACGTCATCCCGTCGTAATCGGTGTCGAGGAACCATGCCGCCGCATCTTCGCCCGGTGACGAGTCGGCCTTGCCGGTCAGCGGGTCGTAGATATCCACGCCTGCCAGCTCTACAACATAGGTGTCGTCCTTACCCTTGGCCAACCGCACGTCCGGTTCGCCGTAGGCCGTGAATATCTGGCTAGCGCGCCCGGTCTTTAGCAGGTCGCCAATCAGCACATCCGGCGCGACGTTGACGAACTCTACGGTCAGCCCTTTCACCGGTGTCTTCTGAATCAACGCACGCGCCTCCGGGTCGAAGCTGAACCCGCAGAATAGCAGCACATCGTAGCCGTTCATTTTCGCAG contains:
- a CDS encoding HD domain-containing protein gives rise to the protein MNFSRQVRDSVHGFIQWSKEELDLVETQAFQRLRRIHQLACAQYVYPGATHTRFEHSLGVFHVAGRLGRELKLTEDELKLVRLAGLLHDIGHGPFSHVSEDTLERYCDRAKLCIGEKDKIHERVTADVIRFDAGIARHLSGARRDEVVRLLDQGHGDRVLKDIVSGTLDADKMDYLLRDSLYCGVRYGMYDLDQLIISLTTMPGDRGREMVVDEDGTHAVEQFVLAKYYIYSQVYAHKVRLVTDAMINRALRLGIDEDEVEELRQVYAYDGSERYIAEYLQWDDEKLLRDFTNKEKYDGTKVCELLTRLRQRRLYKQAYHMQVANVPDAATRDALDGVEPDDKRLAALEEAVVAALAKKPHEVIISVYEIKNVKRAAHSERSVLVKSEAGPRPLEEESVLFKSINEKMAEKYLDCYVAADYLDEHDKSELRKKVRGVVDAELPRVFCEQEEGVK